A part of Streptococcus porcinus genomic DNA contains:
- a CDS encoding LysR family transcriptional regulator gives MDERDLELLVTLDETHNITHAADRLYVTQSALSKRINAIERELNTRIMVRSRQGIRFTAQGETVLKHAYEIITNLQKMREEIELQKNHISGTLRAGVSINYAQYAFPEILARYRQQFPHVNIQIKTNYSRKVYQDLLLGKIDVAIVRGEFQWKENKILLKRERVNLIRSSNNQGITLEQLPYIGRHSDVTFEREVSQWMQENQLQPSKHNGIIVDNVNTCVEMVSRGLGWAIVPDIGLHHFKGDIHKLSFKNGEPFMRSTYLLFNKDAYQLPQIKAFIKTAQVISN, from the coding sequence ATGGACGAAAGAGACTTAGAGTTATTAGTAACTCTCGATGAGACCCACAACATTACCCATGCTGCCGATCGCCTATATGTCACACAGTCTGCTCTATCAAAACGGATCAATGCCATTGAACGCGAATTAAACACACGAATCATGGTTCGCTCTCGTCAGGGCATTCGCTTCACAGCACAAGGTGAGACAGTTTTAAAACATGCATATGAGATAATCACAAACTTACAAAAAATGCGTGAAGAGATTGAATTACAAAAAAATCATATCTCTGGAACTTTACGCGCCGGCGTCTCCATTAACTATGCACAATATGCCTTTCCTGAAATATTAGCCCGCTATCGGCAACAATTTCCACATGTCAACATCCAAATTAAAACCAATTATAGTCGCAAAGTCTATCAAGATTTACTCTTGGGTAAGATTGATGTCGCTATTGTCCGCGGTGAATTTCAATGGAAAGAAAATAAAATTCTTCTTAAACGTGAACGTGTCAACTTAATTAGAAGCTCAAACAATCAAGGCATTACCCTAGAACAGCTCCCCTACATCGGACGACATTCTGATGTCACTTTTGAACGGGAAGTATCACAATGGATGCAGGAAAATCAATTGCAACCCAGCAAACATAACGGTATCATCGTTGACAATGTCAATACTTGTGTTGAAATGGTATCCCGTGGCTTAGGTTGGGCAATCGTGCCAGATATTGGTTTACACCACTTTAAGGGAGATATTCACAAGCTATCCTTCAAAAATGGAGAGCCTTTCATGCGTTCTACCTATCTACTGTTTAACAAAGATGCCTATCAGCTCCCTCAAATCAAGGCTTTTATCAAAACAGCCCAAGTTATCTCAAACTAG